A single window of Oreochromis aureus strain Israel breed Guangdong linkage group 5, ZZ_aureus, whole genome shotgun sequence DNA harbors:
- the LOC120440146 gene encoding uncharacterized protein LOC120440146 isoform X2, with protein sequence MDVETSASPSHSSLSGAEPQSVTESQARQTRSATARSEVPSCSNSDAWNLSCGVEEPDGIILDSTINSARAEQSSGDMVVQENASHQDDEKSLLGEKPEWKCEQDATRAAWLYKSELLSKYETRKAVVLQMDLRESIVGQQRSLISLYKAPKVEWAGPVSCKLEGDVAVGEGVKRFFFSKAVSLGTQILQDCLTVSQNT encoded by the exons ATGGATGTTGAAACCTCTGCCAGTCCCTCTCACAGTTCATTGAGTGGTGCTGAACCTCAGTCTGTTACTGAAAGTCAGGCTAGGCAGACTCGTAGTGCAACAGCAAGGTCAGAGGTCCCATCCTGTAGCAACAGTGATGCCTGGAATCTGTCCTGCGGGGTAGAGGAACCAGATGGTATCATCTTGGACTCCACCATAAATTCAGCAAGAGCAGAGCAATCGTCAGGTGATATGGTAGTGCAGGAAAATGCATCTCATCAAGATGACGAAAAGTCACTTCTAGGGGAAAAACCAG AGTGGAAATGTGAACAAGATGCAACCAGAGCAGCCTGGCTCTACAAGTCCGAGTTACTTTCAAAGTATGAGACCAGAAAGGCAGTAGTCCTGCAAATGGACTTGCGGGAAAGTATTGTGGGTCAACAGAGGTCACTTATCTCCCTCTACAAAGCCCCAAAGGTAGAGTGGGCGGGGCCTGTCAGCTGCAAACTGGAAG GGGATGTTGCTGTTGGAGAAGGGGTGAAGAGATTCTTCTTCTCAAAGGCAGTTTCTCTA GGAACACAGATCTTACAAGACTGTTTGACGGTGAGCCAGAACACTTGA
- the LOC120440146 gene encoding uncharacterized protein LOC120440146 isoform X1, which produces MDVETSASPSHSSLSGAEPQSVTESQARQTRSATARSEVPSCSNSDAWNLSCGVEEPDGIILDSTINSARAEQSSGDMVVQENASHQDDEKSLLGEKPEWKCEQDATRAAWLYKSELLSKYETRKAVVLQMDLRESIVGQQRSLISLYKAPKVEWAGPVSCKLEGDVAVGEGVKRFFFSKAVSLVQSGLHLNFDMYVIFRLGTCIVD; this is translated from the exons ATGGATGTTGAAACCTCTGCCAGTCCCTCTCACAGTTCATTGAGTGGTGCTGAACCTCAGTCTGTTACTGAAAGTCAGGCTAGGCAGACTCGTAGTGCAACAGCAAGGTCAGAGGTCCCATCCTGTAGCAACAGTGATGCCTGGAATCTGTCCTGCGGGGTAGAGGAACCAGATGGTATCATCTTGGACTCCACCATAAATTCAGCAAGAGCAGAGCAATCGTCAGGTGATATGGTAGTGCAGGAAAATGCATCTCATCAAGATGACGAAAAGTCACTTCTAGGGGAAAAACCAG AGTGGAAATGTGAACAAGATGCAACCAGAGCAGCCTGGCTCTACAAGTCCGAGTTACTTTCAAAGTATGAGACCAGAAAGGCAGTAGTCCTGCAAATGGACTTGCGGGAAAGTATTGTGGGTCAACAGAGGTCACTTATCTCCCTCTACAAAGCCCCAAAGGTAGAGTGGGCGGGGCCTGTCAGCTGCAAACTGGAAG GGGATGTTGCTGTTGGAGAAGGGGTGAAGAGATTCTTCTTCTCAAAGGCAGTTTCTCTAGTACAGTCTGGTTTGCATTTGAATTTTGATATGTATGTTATATTTAGACTGGGCACATGTATAGTGGATTAA